The proteins below come from a single Elgaria multicarinata webbii isolate HBS135686 ecotype San Diego chromosome 11, rElgMul1.1.pri, whole genome shotgun sequence genomic window:
- the LOC134406978 gene encoding histone H2B 1/2/3/4/6-like, which yields MPEPAKSAPIPKKGSKKAITKTQKKGDKKRKKSRKESYSIYVYKVLKQVHPDTGISSKAMSIMNSFVNDIFERIAAEASRLAHYNKRSTITSREIQTAVRLLLPGELAKHAVSEGTKAVTKYTSSK from the coding sequence ATGCCTGAGCCTGCCAAGTCCGCGCCTATTCCCAAGAAGGGGTCGAAGAAAGCCATCACCAAGACCCAGAAGAAGGGGGACAAGAAGCGTAAGAAGAGTAGGAAGGAGAGCTACTCTATCTATGTCTACAAGGTGCTCAAACAGGTCCACCCGGACACCGGCATCTCCTCCAAGGCCATGAGCATCATGAACTCCTTCGTTAACGACATCTTCGAGCGCATCGCTGCCGAGGCTTCCCGCCTGGCCCACTACAACAAGCGCTCCACCATCACCTCCCGGGAGATCCAGACCGCTGTGCGCCTTCTCTTGCCCGGGGAGCTGGCCAAGCACGCCGTGTCCGAAGGCACCAAGGCCGTCACCAAGTACACCAGCTCCAAGTAA
- the LOC134406810 gene encoding histone H4, with amino-acid sequence MSGRGKGGKGLGKGGAKRHRKVLRDNIQGITKPAIRRLARRGGVKRISGLIYEETRGVLKVFLENVIRDAVTYTEHAKRKTVTAMDVVYALKRQGRTLYGFGG; translated from the coding sequence ATGTCTGGTCGCGGCAAAGGCGGGAAGGGGCTGGGGAAAGGCGGCGCCAAGAGACACCGGAAGGTGCTTCGTGATAACATCCAGGGGATTACTAAACCTGCTATCCGTCGTCTTGCTCGCCGCGGGGGCGTGAAGCGTATTTCTGGGCTCATCTACGAGGAGACCCGTGGCGTCCTTAAAGTTTTCCTCGAGAATGTCATCCGTGACGCTGTAACTTACACCGAGCACGCCAAGAGGAAGACCGTGACTGCCATGGACGTGGTCTATGCCCTGAAACGCCAAGGCCGCACTTTGTACGGATTTGGCGGCTAA
- the LOC134406809 gene encoding histone H2B 1/2/3/4/6-like gives MPEPAKSAPIPKKGSKKAITKTQKKGDKKRKKSRKESYSIYVYKVLKQVHPDTGISSKAMSIMNSFVNDIFERIAAEASRLAHYNKRSTITSREIQTAVRLLLPGELAKHAVSEGTKAVTKYTSSK, from the coding sequence ATGCCTGAGCCCGCCAAGTCCGCGCCCATTCCCAAGAAGGGGTCGAAGAAAGCCATCACCAAGACCCAGAAGAAGGGGGACAAGAAGCGCAAGAAGAGTAGGAAGGAGAGCTACTCCATCTACGTCTACAAGGTGCTCAAACAGGTCCACCCGGACACCGGCATCTCCTCCAAGGCCATGAGCATCATGAACTCCTTCGTGAACGACATCTTCGAGCGCATCGCCGCCGAGGCTTCCCGCCTGGCCCACTACAACAAGCGCTCCACCATCACCTCCCGGGAGATCCAGACCGCTGTGCGCCTTCTCTTGCCCGGGGAGCTGGCCAAGCACGCCGTGTCCGAAGGCACCAAAGCTGTGACCAAATACACCAGCTCCAAGTAA
- the LOC134406813 gene encoding histone H3, giving the protein MARTKQTARKSTGGKAPRKQLATKAARKSAPATGGVKKPHRYRPGTVALREIRRYQKSTELLIRKLPFQRLVREIAQDFKTDLRFQSSAVMALQEASEAYLVGLFEDTNLCAIHAKRVTIMPKDIQLARRIRGERA; this is encoded by the coding sequence ATGGCTCGTACCAAGCAGACGGCTCGCAAGTCCACCGGCGGGAAGGCGCCTCGGAAGCAGCTGGCTACCAAGGCCGCTCGGAAGAGCGCGCCGGCCACCGGGGGCGTCAAGAAGCCTCACCGCTACCGCCCTGGGACGGTCGCTCTCCGGGAGATCCGCCGCTACCAGAAGTCCACAGAGCTGCTCATCCGCAAGCTGCCTTTCCAGCGCTTGGTGCGAGAGATCGCGCAAGATTTCAAGACCGACCTGCGTTTCCAGAGCTCGGCTGTGATGGCCTTGCAAGAGGCCAGCGAGGCCTACTTAGTTGGCCTTTTTGAGGACACCAACCTGTGCGCCATTCACGCCAAGCGAGTCACTATCATGCCCAAGGACATCCAGTTGGCTCGCCGCATCCGCGGAGAGAGGGCTTAA
- the LOC134406805 gene encoding histone H1-like translates to MTEVPPVAAPAAKAPAKKAAVGAPKPRKASGPSVTELLTQAVSASKERSGVSLAALKKSLAASGYDVEKNNSRIKLGLKSLVTKGTLLQTKGTGASGSFKINKKQADTKDKAAATGVKKRQPAAAKAKKPVAKRPAAKKVKKAVGAKKSVKKVAKKPASVAGGAKKLAKSPKKSKVTKPKKTTKSPTKTLKPKAKAKPKPSKGKVAPKKK, encoded by the coding sequence ATGACTGAAGTACCGCCGGTGGCTGCGCCAGCTGCGAAGGCTCCGGCTAAGAAGGCAGCGGTGGGCGCCCCCAAGCCCCGCAAGGCCTCCGGGCCCAGCGTGACGGAGCTGCTGACCCAGGCGGTGTCGGCCTCCAAGGAGCGCAGCGGGGTCTCCTTGGCCGCCCTCAAGAAGTCTCTGGCCGCTTCTGGCTACGACGTGGAGAAGAACAACAGCCGCATCAAGCTGGGCCTCAAGAGCTTGGTGACCAAAGGGACGCTGCTGCAGACCAAAGGCACGGGAGCTTCGGGCTCCTTCAAGATCAACAAGAAGCAGGCTGACACCAAGGACAAGGCGGCGGCCACAGGGGTCAAGAAGAGGCAGCCCGCCGCGGCTAAGGCCAAGAAGCCCGTCGCCAAGAGGCCCGCGGCCAAGAAAGTGAAGAAGGCGGTGGGGGCCAAGAAAAGCGTGAAGAAGGTGGCCAAGAAGCCCGCCTCGGTTGCCGGAGGGGCCAAGAAGTTGGCCAAGAGCCCCAAGAAATCGAAGGTCACCAAGCCCAAGAAAACAACCAAGAGCCCCACCAAAACCCTGAAGCCTAAGGCTAAAGCCAAGCCTAAGCCCTCCAAGGGGAAGGTCGCCCCTAAAAAGAAGTGA